In Psychrilyobacter piezotolerans, the following are encoded in one genomic region:
- the smc gene encoding chromosome segregation protein SMC — protein MYLKCIEIDGFKSFADKIKLDFDMGITSIVGPNGSGKSNILDAILWVLGEQSYKNIRAKESSDVIFSGGKNKKPRNTATVSLYIDNEDKTLEIDDEVVKVTRKINKKSENEYYINDQRCRLKDINELFLDTGVGKSAYSVIGQGKVEKIISASNKEIKSIIEEAAGIKKIKLRKDEAIKKLSKVELETDKINLIVNELEENKDKIGKQAEKAIKYKKLDEEVNTLKKSIYLEEHRVNQKIVDELSKQKHNSSLILKELEKSFTEKEAALEEVNNKRNLLSDEINTLTDKNIDLKKDVDKLVNDKVLYGERIKGFNREISSKKENLEILEGKLKDQINELDRLNSKKDVVLEQLKDLEGDNLKYEKQIGEFEVLQRDLEIEIGVQKEHVMDSEVGRLKLIAEIENSEKRTKSSANKIRGLDEETLEYSKKIEKLTAELNQLETKQKNIQIEIKKIDDTIEDAEKQIDILSQKMNEIYDERKEVAYNLSRQGAKLENLKKLEANNEGFFKGVKAVLNADIPGVDGAFISLIDIPEHLEAAIESAVSGSLQDIVVKDSGVAKKCISYLKQSKVGRASFLAFDSIKLNNSKKAISQDGVLGYASDLVGYDSIYNKPVEFVLGNLLVVKSTDVALKISKDNLHRGNIVTLGGELISGRGRITGGQHIKSASSIIFERKKDIKKLEKVVSELDKKHKELDDSYNGYSKKMDEYEKKLENIDDLKVAKEDSSREISRNHADLTDRHRKEVKKLKIIEMEKIEETNYINEYNKQLENATTQRFDIEEFLKKSKDRLAENNKKLITLKMEIESINKSYSNIKINYLNKKEQIKQLEREIQRNTGFFEEFKTENKKTVLEIDKLNQDIIKLGDRLNNIQKEFHNENVRYEKEFLEIKEKKKLQEELEALEKKEILAVKNIEKDLILGENKIKILIEKLEKTIGWVAQIEEKLAVLVDIKETPLDSTIAESKDILFRLEARLKGLGLVNLLAIEEFTELTKKYEFITSQRDDLIVSKKSLLKLVEDIEKIIETKFYSAYKEIDKNFEYMCKEVLNNSMGRLQLVDNENILESGIDLMVKFKNKKSQSITLLSGGEKSMVAIAFIMALFMYKPSPFTFFDEIEAALDETNIKKLISKLKEFTDRSQFILITHNKETMRRSDTLYGVTMNKELGESKLISVSV, from the coding sequence ATGTATTTAAAATGTATAGAAATAGATGGATTTAAATCCTTTGCAGATAAGATAAAACTTGATTTTGATATGGGAATAACCTCTATCGTAGGACCCAATGGAAGTGGGAAATCTAATATACTAGATGCTATCCTGTGGGTATTAGGAGAACAATCCTATAAAAATATAAGAGCTAAAGAAAGCAGCGACGTAATATTTTCCGGAGGAAAAAATAAAAAACCTAGAAATACTGCTACTGTATCCCTTTATATAGATAACGAAGACAAAACTTTAGAGATAGATGATGAAGTTGTTAAAGTAACAAGAAAGATCAATAAAAAAAGTGAAAATGAATACTATATAAACGATCAGAGATGCAGATTGAAAGATATCAATGAATTATTTCTAGATACAGGTGTAGGGAAAAGTGCCTATTCTGTAATTGGGCAGGGAAAGGTTGAAAAGATAATCAGTGCCTCCAATAAAGAGATCAAAAGTATTATTGAGGAAGCTGCCGGGATAAAAAAAATTAAGCTTCGTAAGGATGAAGCTATAAAAAAACTTTCTAAGGTGGAATTAGAAACCGACAAAATAAACCTTATTGTCAATGAATTGGAGGAGAATAAGGATAAAATTGGAAAACAAGCTGAAAAAGCTATTAAATATAAAAAATTAGATGAGGAAGTAAATACTTTAAAAAAATCCATCTACTTAGAAGAACATCGAGTCAATCAAAAAATTGTAGATGAACTCTCTAAACAAAAACACAATTCCAGCCTTATCTTAAAGGAACTTGAAAAAAGTTTTACAGAAAAGGAAGCTGCTCTGGAAGAGGTCAATAATAAAAGAAACCTCCTCAGCGATGAGATCAATACACTGACCGATAAAAACATCGACTTAAAGAAAGATGTGGATAAATTAGTCAACGATAAAGTTTTATATGGGGAAAGGATCAAGGGATTCAACCGTGAGATCTCCAGTAAAAAAGAAAATTTAGAAATTTTAGAGGGGAAACTAAAGGATCAAATCAATGAACTGGATAGATTGAACTCTAAAAAAGATGTTGTTTTGGAGCAGTTAAAAGATCTGGAAGGGGACAACTTAAAGTATGAAAAACAAATAGGTGAATTTGAAGTCCTCCAAAGGGATCTGGAGATCGAGATCGGAGTACAAAAAGAACACGTTATGGATTCTGAAGTAGGCAGATTAAAATTAATCGCTGAAATAGAAAACTCTGAAAAAAGAACCAAGAGCAGTGCCAATAAGATCCGTGGATTAGACGAAGAAACCCTGGAATACAGCAAAAAAATTGAAAAATTAACTGCTGAATTAAACCAATTGGAAACCAAACAAAAAAATATCCAGATAGAGATAAAAAAAATAGACGATACCATAGAAGATGCTGAAAAACAAATAGACATCCTCAGTCAAAAGATGAATGAAATCTACGATGAAAGGAAAGAGGTGGCTTATAACTTAAGCCGGCAGGGTGCAAAATTAGAAAATCTAAAAAAATTAGAAGCTAACAACGAAGGTTTTTTTAAAGGGGTAAAAGCTGTTTTAAATGCCGATATTCCTGGGGTAGATGGAGCTTTTATCAGTCTTATCGATATCCCGGAACATCTGGAAGCTGCTATAGAGTCAGCTGTCAGCGGATCGCTGCAGGATATTGTTGTAAAAGACAGCGGGGTAGCTAAAAAATGTATCTCCTACCTGAAACAATCAAAGGTCGGCAGAGCTTCATTTTTAGCCTTTGACAGTATAAAGTTAAACAATTCTAAAAAGGCAATCTCACAAGATGGTGTCTTGGGATATGCCAGCGATCTGGTAGGCTATGATTCCATCTACAATAAACCTGTAGAATTTGTATTGGGAAATCTCCTGGTAGTTAAATCTACAGATGTTGCCCTGAAGATATCTAAAGATAACCTCCATCGTGGAAATATCGTTACCCTGGGCGGAGAGCTTATCTCCGGCAGGGGGCGTATCACTGGTGGACAGCATATAAAATCTGCCAGTTCAATTATTTTTGAAAGAAAAAAAGATATAAAGAAACTGGAAAAGGTAGTAAGTGAATTGGATAAAAAACATAAAGAATTAGACGATTCATATAATGGGTACTCCAAAAAGATGGATGAGTATGAGAAAAAATTAGAAAACATAGATGACCTCAAGGTTGCCAAAGAAGACTCCTCCCGGGAAATTTCAAGAAATCATGCAGATCTCACAGACAGACATAGAAAAGAAGTAAAAAAATTAAAGATTATAGAGATGGAAAAAATTGAAGAAACAAATTATATAAATGAATATAATAAACAACTGGAAAATGCCACTACCCAAAGGTTTGACATTGAGGAGTTTTTAAAAAAATCTAAAGACCGATTGGCAGAAAACAATAAAAAATTAATCACTCTCAAGATGGAGATAGAATCAATTAATAAATCCTATTCCAATATAAAGATAAATTATTTAAATAAGAAGGAACAGATTAAGCAGCTTGAAAGGGAGATCCAAAGAAATACAGGATTCTTTGAGGAGTTCAAAACTGAAAATAAAAAAACTGTGCTGGAAATCGATAAACTTAACCAGGATATAATCAAGTTAGGTGATAGATTAAATAATATACAGAAGGAATTTCACAATGAAAATGTAAGGTATGAGAAAGAATTTTTGGAGATTAAAGAGAAGAAAAAACTCCAGGAAGAACTGGAAGCATTGGAAAAAAAGGAAATTTTAGCTGTTAAAAATATTGAAAAAGATCTTATCTTAGGGGAGAACAAAATAAAAATTCTCATTGAAAAATTAGAAAAAACTATAGGCTGGGTTGCTCAAATAGAGGAAAAACTAGCTGTTTTAGTAGATATAAAAGAGACTCCTCTGGATTCAACTATTGCAGAATCTAAGGATATCCTCTTCCGTTTAGAAGCAAGACTCAAGGGATTAGGCCTGGTCAACCTATTGGCCATCGAAGAATTTACCGAACTCACAAAAAAATATGAGTTTATAACATCCCAGAGGGATGATCTTATTGTCAGCAAAAAATCTCTTTTAAAGTTAGTTGAAGATATCGAAAAAATCATCGAGACTAAGTTTTATAGTGCATATAAGGAGATCGATAAAAACTTCGAATATATGTGTAAGGAGGTCTTAAATAATTCCATGGGTAGATTGCAGCTGGTTGATAATGAAAATATCCTTGAAAGTGGTATCGACTTAATGGTAAAATTTAAGAATAAAAAATCTCAATCTATCACTTTACTCTCTGGCGGGGAAAAATCAATGGTAGCCATTGCATTTATTATGGCTCTATTTATGTACAAACCCAGCCCATTTACTTTCTTTGATGAGATTGAAGCAGCACTGGATGAGACCAACATAAAAAAACTTATCAGTAAATTAAAGGAATTTACCGATAGATCACAGTTTATTTTGATTACGCATAACAAAGAAACTATGAGACGATCCGATACCCTGTATGGTGTTACTATGAATAAGGAATTAGGAGAATCTAAATTAATATCGGTAAGTGTATAA